The following is a genomic window from Pseudomonas sp. FP2335.
CAGTTGCGGCGAGGCGCCGGCAAGGATCGCCTGGGACAGCAGCGGGTAGCGTTGCTCGATCAGCGGATGCCAGGCCAGGTCGGCGTTGCTCACCATCGCGCCGATCAACAGGCCGCCATCAGCGCTTGCCTTGATGTCATGCAGCGGCAGGCCCGTGATGTCGATGAGGTGCTGGGGACGGCTGATGTTTTCTTTCATCAGGTCCAGCAAGTTGGTGCCACCGGCAATAAAACGCGAGGTGGCACTGCTCAGGTGCACCGCTTCACGCACATCCACGGGTTTGCTGTAGTGGAAGGGGTTCATCGCTCACCTCCCACGACGTCTTCAATAGCCTCGCGAATGTTGCTGTAAGCCCCGCAGCGGCACAGGTTGCCACTCATCAGTTCCTGGATCTGCGCGGCGTCATGGGCACGGCCTTCATTCATCAGGCCCACTGCGGAGCAAATCTGACCCGGCGTGCAGTAACCGCACTGGAAGGCGTCGCGCTGGATAAACGCCTGCTGCATCGGGTGCAGAGTGTCACCGTCGGCCAGGCCTTCGACGGTGGTCAACTCGGCGCCATCGCACATCACCGCCAGGGTCAGGCAGGCATTCACGCGCTTGCCGTCACGCAACACCGTGCAGGCGCCGCATTGGCCGTGGTCGCAGCCTTTTTTGCTACCGATCAGGTCAAGCTGCTCGCGCAACAAGTCCAGCAGGGTGGTCCAGGGCAGCACGTCCAACTGGCGTTCCTGGCCATTGAGGCGCAGGCGGATCGAGTGGCTGACGAACGGCTGAGCCGTCGCGCCATGGGAAGTTGCGCTCATAAACACCTCACGGGTTGGTGTACATCCGCGGCGTTCAGGAAATTCGCCGTCTCAGGGGTACGACTTCCCGGGGTTTTGAGCGTTCAAGATGATTGATCAGCGGATATTGAGCAGGGTCTTGAGGGTGTTCTGCGGGCCGTTGATCGACGAGTTGCTGTATTCGAACCAGCCCTGGTCCTCGACATTCAGGTCGAACACGTAGATGTAACCCATCACCGTGCCCGCGCCACTGCACACCTGGCTGACGTTGCCGACCTGGCACACCGGCGTGCGCTGCCCGTTCAATTCGGCGCCGTTGAAGCGGCCCACGGGGTTGTTGCCCAGCCCGACTTCCATCACCGAGACCTTGGTGGGCCCACGGTGCGTACACATCTGGGTGCCTTGCGCGCGCTCCGGGATGGTTTCGGTGCAACCGGCCGATTGAACCTGGAACACCCGCACCTCGCTCAACGGCGGTGCAGTCGCGCCCCACGCCGGTGCTGTGCCGAGCCACAGGCCGATACAGGGGATCAGAGCTAGACTCCACGCGTTGGCTTTTTTCATGCTGTGAATGACCCCGGATTAAACGTCGGCGCAGTATGCCTCAAGGTCATGATCAAGGGCGATTGCTCACAACGGCCAGCCCGCACACCACACGGCCTCGGCTGCTGGTATGATGCGCCGCTTTTTCCGATCCTCTCTGAAACCACAGGCGCTTGGCGCAGTTTGTGCTTTGACTTAGAGGTCAACAAATCACGACGCAAAATAGCGTCACAGGGAGCCGGCATGCTGGAAAAGCTGTTTCAACTCAAAGCCCACAACACCAATGTGCGCACCGAGATTCTCGCGGGTATCACCACATTCCTGGCGATGGCCTACATCTTGTTCGTCAACCCGAGCATCCTCAGTCAGGCCGGCATGGACAAGGGCGCGGTGTTTGTCGCGACCTGCCTGGCGGCGGCCATCGGTTCGACCGTGATGGGCCTGATCGCCAACTACCCGATTGCGCTGGCGCCGGGCATGGGCCTCAACGCCTTCTTTACCTACACCGTGGTCCTGCACATGGGCCATACCTGGCAGGTAGCGCTGGGAGCGGTGTTTATTTCGGCGGTGTTGTTCTTCCTGCTGTCGATCTTCCGTATCCGTGAATGGATCATCAACGCCATCCCGCTGCCCCTGCGTTCGGCGATTGCTGCCGGTATCGGCCTGTTCCTGGCGTTGATCGCCCTGCACAACGCCGACATTGTCGTCAGCAACCCAGCCACCATGGTCGGCCTCGGTGACCTGACCAAGGCCGCGCCGATCCTGGCCACCCTCGGTTTCGTGCTGATCGTTGCGCTGGAAGCCCTGGCCGTACGCGGCGCGGTGCTGATCGGCATCCTCGCGGTGACCATTGCGTCCATCGCCCTGGGCGTGACCCCGTTCAACGGCGTGGTGTCGATGCCACCGTCCCTGGCCCCGACCTTCCTGCAACTGGACATCAAGGGCGCGCTGGACATCGGCCTGGTCAGCGTGATCTTCGCGTTCCTGTTCGTGGACCTGTTCGACAACTCCGGCACCCTGATCGGCGTCGCCAAGCGCGCCGGCCTGATGAGCAAGGACGGCCACATGCCGAAGATGGGCCGTGCGCTGATCGCCGACAGCACCGCTGCCATGGCCGGTTCGCTACTGGGTACGTCGACCACCACCAGCTACATCGAATCCGCCGCGGGCGTGAGCGCCGGTGGCCGTACCGGCTTGACCGCCATCGTCGTGGCGATCCTGTTCCTGCTGGCTTTGTTCTTCTCGCCACTGGCGCAAAGCGTCCCGGCCTTCGCCACCGCCCCCGCGCTGCTGTTCGTGGCCGTGCTGATGACCCAGGGCCTGGCGGAAATCGACTGGGATGACATCACTGTTGCAGCGCCGGTGGTGATCACCGCCCTGGCGATGCCGTTTACTTACTCCATCGCCAACGGCATCGCCTTCGGCTTCATCGCGTGGACCGCCATCAAGCTGCTTTCGGGCCGCTACCGTGAGCTGAACCCGGCGCTGGTGATCCTGTCGATCCTGTTCGTGATCAAGCTGGGCTGGTTCAACGCATGACTTTCGACGCCGCAAGCTACACCGCTCAACTGCAAGACAAGGTCACGCGCTTGCGTGACCTGTTGGCCCCGTTCGATGCACCCGAGCCGCAGGTCTTCGACTCGCCGCTGCAGAACTTCCGCCTGCGCGCGGAGTTCCGCCTGTGGCGCGAAGGCGGTGAACGCCACTACGCGATGTTTTCCCAGGACGACAAGCGCACGCCGATCCTGATCGAAGAGTTTCCCATCGCCAGCCTGCGCATCAACCAGTTGATGCCGCAACTCAAGGCCGCCTGGCAAGCCAGCGCCGCCCTGAGCCACAAGCTGTTCCAGGTGGAGTTCCTCACCACCCTGGCCGGCGATGCGATGATCACGCTGTGCTATCACCGCCCGCTGGACGAGCATTGGCACACCGCTGCCAACCAGCTCGCGGCTGACTTGAACGTGAGCATCATCGGCCGCTCCAAGGGCAAGCGCGATGTGATCGGCCACGACTATGTGGTGGAACAACTCGAAGTCGGTGGTCGCACCTTCAGCTATCGCCAACCCGAAGGCGCCTTCACCCAGCCCAACGGCACGGTGAACCAGAAGATGCTCAACTGGGCGTACGCAGCCCTGGGCGACCGCCCGGATGATCTGCTGGAGCTGTACTGCGGCAACGGCAACTTCACCCTGCCGCTGGCGACCCGCGTACGCAAAGTGCTGGCCACCGAGATCAGCAAGACCTCGGTCAACGCCGCGCTGAGCAACCTCGCTGAAAACGCGGTGGACAACGTCACCCTGGTGCGCCTGTCCGCCGAAGAACTCACTGAAGCGCTGAACGAAGTGCGCCCGTTCCGTCGCCTGCACGGCATCGACCTCAAGAGCTATGAGTTCGGTAGCGTGTTCGTCGACCCGCCCCGCGCCGGCATGGACCCGGACACCTGCGAGCTGACTCGACGCTTCGACAATATCCTGTACATCTCGTGCAACCCGCAGACATTGGCGGCGAACATCGCGCAACTGCATGACACGCACCGCATCACCCAGTGTGCGATGTTTGATCAGTTTCCGTGGACGCATCATATGGAGTCGGGCGTCCTGCTGACGCGTCGCTGAAACTTACAGCCACTCACAATCCCCCTGTGGGAGCGGGCTTGTGTGGGAGCGGCTTACGCTGACACACCGCATTCGCGAGCAAGCCCGCTCCCACATAAGCCCACTCCCAACACAGCTTTTCATGCATCAGTTGAATCGTCGGGCTTCGTCGTATCCTTGCGCGGCCGCCCGCCCTTCTTGCCATTGGCGCGGGCAGCGGCGGCTTTGGCGGCGCTGCTCTTGCGACCGTTGCGCGAAGCCACCAGGCTGGCGGCCAGGTCCATCAGGGGCTGGCTCGTGGCGATCAGGCCGGTGATGGACACGTCCAGGTCCCGGTAACAATTTCACCCCGTGCCACCCGACAACCGGCTCCAGAATCCTGGCGCTGTTTCTCAGGCTAGTGACCGCCAACGAAGCGTCGAATGCCGTGTTGTTACCGCGCATAACCGTTCGGTAATCGAACATATCCTTCGCCGTCGATTGACCAAATTAACCATTCAGTACATTTTACCTCCACAACTAACAATAACTGTGGAGACCCTCCCATGCCGCCTATCGTGCTGGTGCTCAACGGCCCCAACCTCAACCTGCTCGGCACCCGCGAGCCGGCGACCTACGGGCATGAAACCCTGACTGACGTGGCCGCTTTGTGCGGTCGCAGCGCTGACAAGCTCGGGCTGAAAATCGAATTTCGCCAGACCAACCACGAAGGCGAACTGCTCGACTGGATCCACGGCGCCCGTGCCCGTTGCGCCGGTATCGTGATCAACCCGGCCGCGTGGACCCACACCTCCGTCGCCATCCGTGACGCGCTGGTGGCCAGTGAAGTGCCGGTGATCGAAGTGCATTTATCCAACGTGCATGCACGCGAGGCCTTTCGTCATCACTCCTTTGTGTCGCCCATCGCCAAGGCCGTACTCGCAGGATTTGGCAGTCATGGCTACCACCTGGCCCTGGAACACTTCAGCCAGATCTTGAAAGGATCAGCCCGATGAAACCGCGCATCCTCGCCGGCCTGATCGGCTCCGGCATCCAGGCTTCCCGCACCCCGGCTTTGCATGAACAGGAAGGCGACGCCAGAGGCCTGCGCTACCTGTATCGCTTGATCGACCTGGACCCGCTGCGATTGACCGTCGATGCCCTGCCCGACCTGCTCGACGCTGCCGAGTTGATGCAGTTCACCGGCCTGAACATTACTTACCCGTGCAAGCAGGCGATCCTGCCGCTGCTCGATGATTTGTCCGACGAGGCCCGGGGGATTGGCGCGGTCAATACCGTGGTGTTCAAGGACGGCAAACGTATCGGCCATAACACCGACTGCCTGGGCTTCGCCGAAGGGTTTCGACGCAACCTGAGTGATGTGCTGCGCCAGCGCGTCGTACAAATGGGTGCAGGCGGCGCAGGCGCGGCAGTGGCCCACGCGCTATTGGCCGAAGGCGTTGAACGCCTGAGCATCTTTGACCTGGACAGCAGCCGCGCCCAGGACTTGGTGGACAACCTCGCCCTGCGTTTCGGCAGCGGTCGCGCCCAGGTCGGCCGCCACCTGGAAAGCGCCATGGCCGAGGCGGATGGGGTGGTGAACACCACGCCGATGGGCATGGCCAAGCTGCCTGGCACTCCGGTTCCGGCGGCCCTGCTGCGGGCCGAACTGTGGGTGGCCGAGATTGTGTATTTCCCGCTGGAAACCGAACTGCTGCGCGACGCCCGCGCCTTGGGTTGCCGCACGCTGGATGGCGGCAATATGGCGGTGTTCCAGGCGGTGAAGGCGTTTGAGTTGTTCAGTGGCGAAGTGCCGGATGCGCAGCGGATGCTGGCGCACTTTCAGGCCATGAATATCTAACAGGCGAAACAAATTCAAATATGGAGCCGCTTTTGTGGGAGCGGGCTTGCTCGCGAATGCGCAGTGTCAGCTAAAGGTTTTCTGACTGATCCACCGTATTCGCGAGCAAGCCCGCTCCCACACAAGCCCGCTCCCACACAAGCCCGCTCCCACACAAGCCCGCTCCCACATTCAGGTTGCATTCCACTCGAAGAGTCGCGTAAGCGTCAGGCTTGCAGGTAGCGCATCACCGACTCACAGATCATCTCCCGATGTCGCTGCTTGATGGCCTCATCCGACAGCTCAATCTGAAAAATCTCACTGAATGTATGGCGGTTGGACACCCGGTAAAAGCTGAATGAGTTGATCAGCAGATGCACGTCCAACGGCTCCAGCCCCTCACGAAACAAACCCAGCTCCGCGCCCCGGCGCAAGGTCGTGCCCAGCGCTTCGAGGATGTTGCTGTTCATCGCCTTGATCGACTCCGAGCGCTTCACGTATTCGGCATTGTGGATATTTTCGATGCTGACGATGCGCACGAAATCCACGTTCTGATCGTGGTGATCAAAGGTAAATTCCACCAGCCGGCGGATCGCTTCGCGCGGTTCCAGGGCAGTGAGGTTCATGCGGGTTTCGGTGTTGCGGATGTCGCCGTAGAGCTTCTCCAGTACCTCGACGTACAGCTGCTCCTTGCTGCCGAAGTAGTAATAGATCATGCGCTTGGAGGTGTGGATGCGCTCGGCGATGGCGTCCACGCGCGCGCCAGACAGGCCTTGCTGGACAAACTCGACGATCGCTTCCTGCAGGATGTTTTCGCGGGTCTTTTCCGGGTTGTTCTTACGACTCTTGCGCGGCGCTTCGGACGCAGCGGAGAGGTCGGGAGTCAGGGTCATGGTGCGCTCACGGCCGTTTTTATTGTGCAGGCGCCGATTATGGGCTGCGGCGCTCCCCGAAGGAAGCACCGCACCACCGCTCACAACCGCGCTTGGCGTACCGCACCGCTGCGGGACTTGGCCATGGCCGCCAGACGCACCGCCACGTTGGCCGCGCCGTAACCGGCATAGCCGTTCTTGCGCTGGATGATCTCGAAGAAAAACCGCCCTTCGAACGGTTCGGTGTACACGTGAAACAGCTCACCACCGTTGGCGTCGCGGTCGTACAACACGTTGTAGTACGCCAGCTCGCTGAGGAACTCATCGTCAAAATCAAACCGTGCCGCGAGGTCGTCGTAATAGTTGAGCGGGATGTCCAGCAGCGGCACGCCCGCGTCTTTGGCCCGGCGCACCTCGGCAAAAATGTCCGCGCAGTCGAAGGCAATGTGGTGCACACCTGAGCCGCGATAGCTCGATAGCGCGTGGGAAATTGCGGTATTGCGGTTCTCGGAAATGTTCAGCGGCAAACGAATCGAACTGCAGCGGCTGCGCAGGGCTCGGCTCTTCACCAGGCCATAGGGGTCGGGCAGCACCACTTCGTCGTCGGCCTCGAAATCCAGCAGGCTCTTGTAGAACAACACCCAACTGTCGAGGCTGTCGGCCGGCAGCGCCATCGCCATATGGTCGATACGCAGCAGGCCGCCACTGGCAGCCGGCGCGGCTTGCAGGTTGAAGTCGGTGTCGTACAGCGTGCCTTCGCTGGGGTCCACCAGGTAGATCAGGCTGCCATCCGGCGCACGCACGGCGGCCAGCTCAAGCTCGTTGGGCCCGACCAGCCCGCGATAGGGCTGGCCCTTGTAGGCCACCGCCCGCTCCAGGGCCTTGGCGCTGTCCTTGACCCGCAGCGCGGTGGCGCACAACGACGGGCCATGGGCCTCGAAAAAGTTGTGGGCGAAGGAATAGGGTTCGCAGTTGAGGATCAGGTTGATGTCGCCCTGGCGCAACAGGCTCACGCTCTTGGAGCGGTGCTGGCCGGCCTTGACGAAGCCGAGGCGTTCCAGCCAGTGGGTCAGCTTGGCGCCAAGGCTTTCATCCACGGCAAATTCGAGGAATTCGATGCCGTCGTACTCGCTGGCAGCCGGGGTATCGAACAGGATCTGCACGGGTTGCGCCGGTGCTTGCTGCTTCAGGCGCTCGCGGGTTTTCTCCTCCAGGTACAGCAAGGAGCGCAGGCCATCCGCTGCATTGGCGCGGGTCGGCGCGGCGCGGAAACCGTCGTTGAAAATTTCCAGGGACAGCGGTCCGGTGTAGCCACTCTTGATGATCGGCGCAAGAAAGCCCGCCAGGTCAAATTCGCCTTGCCCCGGGAAGCAGCGGAAATGCCGGCTCCACTCCAGCACGTCCATGGCCAGGATCGGCGCGTCGGCCATTTGCACAAAGAAGATCTTGTCGCCGGGGATCTGCGCGATGGCGCTCGGGTCGCCCTTGAGTGACAGGGTGTGGAAGCTGTCGAGCAGCACGCCGAGGGCCGGGTGATCGACCTGGCGCACCAGGTTCCACACCTGCTGCCAGGTGCTCACATGCTTGCCCCAGGCCAGCGCTTCATAACCGATGCGCAAGCCACGGCGGCCGGCATGTTCGGCCAACAGGTGCAGATCGTCGAGCAAAATGCGTTCATCGCCGACGCAATCGGCGGAGGCGTTGCTGCACACCAGCACCAGGTCAGTGCCCAGTTCCTGCATCAGGTCGAACTTGCGCTCGGCACGCTCCAGGTTGCGGGCCAGACGGTCGCGGCGGCAGCCTTCAAAGTCGCGGAACGGCTGGAACAGGGTGATGGCGATACCGAGGTCGGCACACATCTGCCTGACTTCGCGGGGGCTGCCGTCGTAATACAACAAGTCGTTTTCGAAAATCTCGACGCCATCAAACCCGGCGGCGGCAATCGCTTCGAGTTTTTCCGGCAGGGTGCCGCTCAAGGAAACGGTGGCAATGGAACGTTGCATGGGGCGACTCCCGGCAATTATTGTTTGCGCCAAATTATTCGCCCCCAGTCTACCCACAGCAATTAAAATGTACGAACCAGTTAGTTTTTGGTGCGATTATCGAACACTATGCCCGTTTACCGAATTGACGATTTTTTAGCCGCTGCGCACCATCAACGACGCAACCTGACCCAGAACACACCATAAAAATTTCAAAAAACGGGTACGACCTCATGCCTCTGCAAAACTCCGCCCTGGCCTCGCGCTCCGGCACCCCGCACGCCGGCATCGGCGACAAGATCCGCGGCGCCCTGGCCGTGGGTAAAACTCGCTGGGGCATGTTGGCCCTGGTGTTCTTTGCCACCACCCTGAACTACATCGACCGCGCCGCCCTGGGCGTGATGCAACCGATCCTCGCCAAGGAAATGAGCTGGACGGCGATGGACTACGCCAACATCAACTTCTGGTTCCAGGTTGGCTACGCCGTCGGCTTTGTGCTGCAAGGCCGCCTGATCGACCGCGTCGGTGTGAAACGCGTGTTCTTCTTCGCCGTGCTGCTGTGGAGCCTGGCGACTGGTGCCCACGGCCTGGCCACCTCGGCGGTGGGTTTCATGGTCTGCCGCTTTATCCTCGGGCTGACCGAAGCCGCCAACTACCCGGCCTGCGTCAAGACCACACGCTTGTGGTTCCCCGCCGGTGAACGTGCGGTGGCCACCGGCATCTTCAACGCCGGCACCAACGTCGGCGCGATGATGACGCCGATGCTGCTGCCGCTGATCCTGCACGTGTGGGGCTGGCAGGCGGCATTCCTGTGCATGGCCTCGCTCGGCGCGATCTGGCTGGTGTTCTGGGGTTTGAAGTACTACAACCCGGAAGACCATCCAAGCGTCAAACAATCCGAACTGGACTACGTGCAACGGGAAGTCGAACCCGAACAACCGGGTGTGCCGTTCAGCCGCATCCTGCGCATGCGCGGCACCTGGGCCTTCGCTATTGCCTACGCGCTGACCGCGCCGGTGTTCTGGTTCTACCTGTATTGGTTGCCGCCGTTCCTGAACCAGCAATACAACCTGGGCATCAACGTGACCCAGATGGGTATCCCGCTGATCATCATCTACCTGACAGCCGACTTCGGCAGTGTGGGTGGGGGGATTCTGTCGTCGTTCCTGATCGGCCGTGGCATGAACTCGATCAAGGCGCGCTTGCTGTCGATGTTGCTGTTCGCCTGCTGCATCGTCGGCGTGATCATGGCGGCCGGTTCCAGCCAGCTGTGGGTCGCAGTGTTTGCCATCTCCCTGGCCATCGGTGCGCACCAGGCCTGGACCGCCAACATCTGGAGCCTGGTGATGGACTACACACCCAAGCACATGATGAGCACGGTGTTCGGCTTCGGCGGGATGTGTGCGGCCATCGGCGGCATGTTCATGACCCAGATCGTCGGCCATATCCTCACCGTGACCAACAACAACTACACCGTGTTGTTCACCCTGATCCCGGCGATGTACTTCATTGCGCTGACCTGGATGTACTTCATGGCGCCGCGCAAGATCCCTACCGTAGACGTCTGATCTACCTGCGCCGCTGCTGCCAGGCAGCGGCCAACCCGCTCATGCAGATCACCCCGATGCCGACCACCGTGGTCAAGTCGGGGGTATGGTTGAATACCAGCCAGCCCAACAACCCCGCAAACACGATCTGGCAATAGCCGAACGGTGCCAGCAACGCCGGTGCCGCGAAGCGGAACGCCTGGGTCAACATCAAGTGCGCAGTCATCCCACAGGTGCCCAGCGCCAGCATCAACACGCCATGCCACAGCGTCGGGACCTGCCAGAAGAACGGCACCATCGCACTCATCACCAAGGTGTTGCACAGGCCGGCGAAGAAGTTGCTGGTGGTCGGGCTGTCGTATTGGCTCAGGATGCGCGTGAGCAGTTGGTAGAAGCAGAAGAACAACGCCGAACACAGCGGCAGCAGCACCGCCGGGGTGAACAGTTCGCCACCGGGGTGGATGATGATCAGCACGCCGACAAACCCGCAGATCACCGCCAGCCACTGGCCGCGCGTAACGTGCTCACCGAGCAGCGGCACCGACAGCGCTGTCACCAGGATCGGTGCAAGGAAGTTCACTGCCGTGGCTTCCGCCAGGGGGATGTAATGCAGCGCCGTGGTAAAGAACAGGCTGGTACCCAGCAGGCACAACGCCCGCACCACCTGCATTCCCGGCCGTTTGCTGCGCAGTACGCGCAAGCCCGATTGCGGCAGGAAAATCCCGGCCATCAACAGGGTATGCACCAGATAGCGCGCCCAGACCACCATCACGATCGGGTAGAACCCGGCCAGGTATTTGGACAAGGCGTCGTGGCTGGAAAACAGGAAAGTCGCCACCACAATCAGCAAGATGCCTTTGAAAGGATGGTTGACGCCGGAGAGGGGAGTACTGACGGTCATTGAGTTCTCTTGCATGACAGGCTGAACGCGGGCTGCTCAACCCGGTAATCTAGCAGCCGGGCTTGCGTCTGCCCCAAGAGCATAACCAAACACTGTGCGAACAGCGCACTAAATCATGGGATTCGGGTCCAACCTCGCACGATCGCCCACGCATTGCACACTTTTTATCCAAGGCCTGCCGCTATGAAAAAAGCCCTGTTTGTTCTCTCTGCCGTCGCCCTGCTCGCCGCTTGCGGCCAGGAAGCCAAGGACGCGCCCAAACCGGCGCCCGCCTCCGTGCAGGCGACCCTGGTGCCGGCCACCCCGCCCACCGACCAGTGGGTCGGCAAGTGGGTCGGCGTCGAAGGCCTGTACCTGACCATCGCCAAGGACGACAGCGTCGGCCGCGGGCATTACCTCATCACC
Proteins encoded in this region:
- a CDS encoding (2Fe-2S)-binding protein, whose product is MSATSHGATAQPFVSHSIRLRLNGQERQLDVLPWTTLLDLLREQLDLIGSKKGCDHGQCGACTVLRDGKRVNACLTLAVMCDGAELTTVEGLADGDTLHPMQQAFIQRDAFQCGYCTPGQICSAVGLMNEGRAHDAAQIQELMSGNLCRCGAYSNIREAIEDVVGGER
- the quiC gene encoding 3-dehydroshikimate dehydratase QuiC: MQRSIATVSLSGTLPEKLEAIAAAGFDGVEIFENDLLYYDGSPREVRQMCADLGIAITLFQPFRDFEGCRRDRLARNLERAERKFDLMQELGTDLVLVCSNASADCVGDERILLDDLHLLAEHAGRRGLRIGYEALAWGKHVSTWQQVWNLVRQVDHPALGVLLDSFHTLSLKGDPSAIAQIPGDKIFFVQMADAPILAMDVLEWSRHFRCFPGQGEFDLAGFLAPIIKSGYTGPLSLEIFNDGFRAAPTRANAADGLRSLLYLEEKTRERLKQQAPAQPVQILFDTPAASEYDGIEFLEFAVDESLGAKLTHWLERLGFVKAGQHRSKSVSLLRQGDINLILNCEPYSFAHNFFEAHGPSLCATALRVKDSAKALERAVAYKGQPYRGLVGPNELELAAVRAPDGSLIYLVDPSEGTLYDTDFNLQAAPAASGGLLRIDHMAMALPADSLDSWVLFYKSLLDFEADDEVVLPDPYGLVKSRALRSRCSSIRLPLNISENRNTAISHALSSYRGSGVHHIAFDCADIFAEVRRAKDAGVPLLDIPLNYYDDLAARFDFDDEFLSELAYYNVLYDRDANGGELFHVYTEPFEGRFFFEIIQRKNGYAGYGAANVAVRLAAMAKSRSGAVRQARL
- the aroQ gene encoding type II 3-dehydroquinate dehydratase; its protein translation is MPPIVLVLNGPNLNLLGTREPATYGHETLTDVAALCGRSADKLGLKIEFRQTNHEGELLDWIHGARARCAGIVINPAAWTHTSVAIRDALVASEVPVIEVHLSNVHAREAFRHHSFVSPIAKAVLAGFGSHGYHLALEHFSQILKGSAR
- a CDS encoding DUF4879 domain-containing protein, encoding MKKANAWSLALIPCIGLWLGTAPAWGATAPPLSEVRVFQVQSAGCTETIPERAQGTQMCTHRGPTKVSVMEVGLGNNPVGRFNGAELNGQRTPVCQVGNVSQVCSGAGTVMGYIYVFDLNVEDQGWFEYSNSSINGPQNTLKTLLNIR
- a CDS encoding MFS transporter, whose amino-acid sequence is MPLQNSALASRSGTPHAGIGDKIRGALAVGKTRWGMLALVFFATTLNYIDRAALGVMQPILAKEMSWTAMDYANINFWFQVGYAVGFVLQGRLIDRVGVKRVFFFAVLLWSLATGAHGLATSAVGFMVCRFILGLTEAANYPACVKTTRLWFPAGERAVATGIFNAGTNVGAMMTPMLLPLILHVWGWQAAFLCMASLGAIWLVFWGLKYYNPEDHPSVKQSELDYVQREVEPEQPGVPFSRILRMRGTWAFAIAYALTAPVFWFYLYWLPPFLNQQYNLGINVTQMGIPLIIIYLTADFGSVGGGILSSFLIGRGMNSIKARLLSMLLFACCIVGVIMAAGSSQLWVAVFAISLAIGAHQAWTANIWSLVMDYTPKHMMSTVFGFGGMCAAIGGMFMTQIVGHILTVTNNNYTVLFTLIPAMYFIALTWMYFMAPRKIPTVDV
- a CDS encoding TetR/AcrR family transcriptional regulator, which translates into the protein MTLTPDLSAASEAPRKSRKNNPEKTRENILQEAIVEFVQQGLSGARVDAIAERIHTSKRMIYYYFGSKEQLYVEVLEKLYGDIRNTETRMNLTALEPREAIRRLVEFTFDHHDQNVDFVRIVSIENIHNAEYVKRSESIKAMNSNILEALGTTLRRGAELGLFREGLEPLDVHLLINSFSFYRVSNRHTFSEIFQIELSDEAIKQRHREMICESVMRYLQA
- a CDS encoding DMT family transporter, with amino-acid sequence MTVSTPLSGVNHPFKGILLIVVATFLFSSHDALSKYLAGFYPIVMVVWARYLVHTLLMAGIFLPQSGLRVLRSKRPGMQVVRALCLLGTSLFFTTALHYIPLAEATAVNFLAPILVTALSVPLLGEHVTRGQWLAVICGFVGVLIIIHPGGELFTPAVLLPLCSALFFCFYQLLTRILSQYDSPTTSNFFAGLCNTLVMSAMVPFFWQVPTLWHGVLMLALGTCGMTAHLMLTQAFRFAAPALLAPFGYCQIVFAGLLGWLVFNHTPDLTTVVGIGVICMSGLAAAWQQRRR
- the trmA gene encoding tRNA (uridine(54)-C5)-methyltransferase TrmA; protein product: MTFDAASYTAQLQDKVTRLRDLLAPFDAPEPQVFDSPLQNFRLRAEFRLWREGGERHYAMFSQDDKRTPILIEEFPIASLRINQLMPQLKAAWQASAALSHKLFQVEFLTTLAGDAMITLCYHRPLDEHWHTAANQLAADLNVSIIGRSKGKRDVIGHDYVVEQLEVGGRTFSYRQPEGAFTQPNGTVNQKMLNWAYAALGDRPDDLLELYCGNGNFTLPLATRVRKVLATEISKTSVNAALSNLAENAVDNVTLVRLSAEELTEALNEVRPFRRLHGIDLKSYEFGSVFVDPPRAGMDPDTCELTRRFDNILYISCNPQTLAANIAQLHDTHRITQCAMFDQFPWTHHMESGVLLTRR
- a CDS encoding shikimate dehydrogenase yields the protein MKPRILAGLIGSGIQASRTPALHEQEGDARGLRYLYRLIDLDPLRLTVDALPDLLDAAELMQFTGLNITYPCKQAILPLLDDLSDEARGIGAVNTVVFKDGKRIGHNTDCLGFAEGFRRNLSDVLRQRVVQMGAGGAGAAVAHALLAEGVERLSIFDLDSSRAQDLVDNLALRFGSGRAQVGRHLESAMAEADGVVNTTPMGMAKLPGTPVPAALLRAELWVAEIVYFPLETELLRDARALGCRTLDGGNMAVFQAVKAFELFSGEVPDAQRMLAHFQAMNI
- a CDS encoding NCS2 family permease, with amino-acid sequence MLEKLFQLKAHNTNVRTEILAGITTFLAMAYILFVNPSILSQAGMDKGAVFVATCLAAAIGSTVMGLIANYPIALAPGMGLNAFFTYTVVLHMGHTWQVALGAVFISAVLFFLLSIFRIREWIINAIPLPLRSAIAAGIGLFLALIALHNADIVVSNPATMVGLGDLTKAAPILATLGFVLIVALEALAVRGAVLIGILAVTIASIALGVTPFNGVVSMPPSLAPTFLQLDIKGALDIGLVSVIFAFLFVDLFDNSGTLIGVAKRAGLMSKDGHMPKMGRALIADSTAAMAGSLLGTSTTTSYIESAAGVSAGGRTGLTAIVVAILFLLALFFSPLAQSVPAFATAPALLFVAVLMTQGLAEIDWDDITVAAPVVITALAMPFTYSIANGIAFGFIAWTAIKLLSGRYRELNPALVILSILFVIKLGWFNA